A genomic segment from Sandaracinaceae bacterium encodes:
- a CDS encoding flagellar biosynthetic protein FliO translates to MWVLLQTTSAPVAPALAGGYGAALLQALVALVAVSVLAWVVLRGLSRGGLLRAHSGRVRVLERTPLDPRHALVLVEVDGQTLLLGVGEGSAPALLRELPAHRPDGTGDEATHGPTHDAPQGFSAALARVRLLRAASSSRDEKNSV, encoded by the coding sequence GTGTGGGTACTTCTCCAGACTACCTCGGCGCCGGTCGCCCCTGCCCTCGCGGGTGGCTACGGCGCCGCGCTGCTGCAGGCACTGGTGGCGCTGGTGGCGGTGAGCGTGCTGGCGTGGGTGGTGCTCCGCGGGCTCTCCCGTGGGGGCCTGCTGCGGGCCCACAGCGGCCGGGTGAGGGTGCTGGAGCGCACCCCCCTGGACCCACGGCACGCGCTGGTGCTGGTGGAGGTGGACGGCCAGACGCTGCTGTTGGGCGTGGGTGAAGGCAGCGCCCCGGCGTTGCTGCGCGAGCTGCCAGCGCACAGGCCGGATGGCACGGGGGACGAAGCGACCCATGGGCCGACGCACGACGCCCCTCAGGGGTTCAGCGCCGCGCTCGCCCGCGTGAGGTTGCTGCGCGCAGCCAGCTCGAGCCGGGACGAGAAGAACTCGGTCTGA